One Drosophila gunungcola strain Sukarami chromosome 2R unlocalized genomic scaffold, Dgunungcola_SK_2 000004F, whole genome shotgun sequence genomic window, AATCCAACACCTTGGCCTTCCCGAATTCTTATGAATTCCTCTACGGCTCCTTCGGGAGTCCAAGTTCCGAAAAGAGCATTTCCCATGTCcagaaaagctttaaataatgCCGCATAATCGGTGTTTGGTCTGTCCACGGAGTCATCTTCCAAGGGAGAGGCAATAATGGCCGATGGCAGGATTATTGCAGCTATCAGAGCCGCTAAAATAATGTTGACTGCAGTTGCGGAAAGCATTTCAACGATCGGTTGCAGTTGCATCATCGGTGCACTTTTTATAGGGATGCACATGATCATGTGGCACTGAAAGTTGCTGACCCACTTCCCAATGTTGCCACAGTTGCTGCTCTGTAAGTTGAGGCCCCCCAAACAGATCTGTAAGCTAATAGTACactcttaaaaattttaatatttgatttaatgtttaatgtcCTTAAAGAATagatcaaaattattttcataacaTAATCTggtacaatacaatacaaactggaaaaatggaaatgtaatattttctGTGGGTTAATTTAAGAACATGAAGAGTATATGTCAGTCTgattgtatttatatattatatatcagtacaaatattttaaaccgATACATTTTAGGTTTTTTCAGTGCAATTTTGGGAAATATTTAGAATGTGAATATGGATAAATGAGGGATATTAAACATTGCTTGTTAAATCCATCAAGatcgttttttaaatttaaaaatcagtaCGTTTTACTAGCACAAATATTTGAGAACGATATATTTTAGGCtctatacaaaaatttttcttcagtgcaatctttgcaaatatttggccACTTGTTCGACACGTTTAtcggcgaaaaaaaaaaaacatgggaaaaaaacatttaagcgGATCAGGGGCAGATATTGTTATTGtggcaaacaatttttcagCTTGTCCGATTGTTGGATGGCGCTCAAAATCCAATTTGTAGAACGCGCACCAAGGCGTTTGATATGCGTGGACCTGCGGATTTTCGGATTTTTGGATTTTCGGATTTGGATTCGGATGATCCACGCTCACATGACACCGCCAACGCCACCGCCATCCATCAATCATTTGGCCCAAAGAGCCAGCGAGCCAAAAACGCGCCTCAAGTGCAGCTGCTTAGCAGCGCTTAATGTTAATTGATCGAgcttttgttaaattaaaattttagatttgGGTCACACGATACTCAAACGCGGTCTTAGTTTCATAGGTTCATATGCGGAAGTCAGGCCTTCTTCCTTCTCAACGTGCCCCCTATATATCTATTAACCTCAGCCGGTGAGTACATATAAACTTATTCGATTAATTATGCGGCACATGGAAGGAATCTGGCTATAACCCGATTTGCCGCATTTTTCAGGTCGTGTGAAACCGAAACCAACCAAATGAAAACGAAAGCGTTTTTGGGCAAACACAGTGAAAGCCCTGAAGAAGAACTTTAAAGTCGAATTATATTACCTCATTTGATATAACTTTATGCATTGTTTATTAGCTATTATACCATGTTAAATGTTGAGATTTAATGAAAATCACTATTTTgcttatttgttttactttaaaattgtttttaataaaacaaaattgaaaaagtggGGCAAAGTAAAAAAGATTAAAGTTTGCGttaattaatcaatttcctaaaaaaatatactatcATACCTTTTACAAACTCAGTTTCAAGGACAATcgaattgaaatatatattattgacaTATTGACCCAgtaagtaaacaatttttacttttcttgGCTATGGGtcttttaatgttaaaaacttaattaacaaTTAGATGAATAGAAGTTCTGTTTACTGTTAACTTAGAATCAGAATTTCATTTTCCCTCTATATGGAGTCCTCACTGTTGTTTAATTTCCCAGGCAAACACGCCCTTTAGGAAGATAGTTGACAGCGTTTTGCTGGTCCCTTTCTTTTgtgactttttatttttttggactCCAACTGTTACTGTTATGTATCTTCGGCGGCAGCAGGTTGTCACCGGTTTTCCAGCGGCAACATCGTTgtaatcatcatcatcatcatcatcatcatcatcatggcTGGTCATCACCATGATCATACGCAATCGATGGGGCTTTTATTgctgttttggttttttgtattgtatCTTGTATCTTCTGCTTTGACGCATATTTCGGGGTCTGAATGTCTGGTTGCCGCTGCTGATTTTTTGGATGCTGCTGGCCAAAATATTTCGATTACCTTTGGATGTTCGAGTTCAGTTCAAGTTCGCGCCTCGAACGGTTCAGTTTGTCTTGTTTTCCGTTCTCCAGCAACGTTATTAATTCAATATCAAAAGGATAACGCCAACCAACTGTCAGGATAATGCTTAAGCCCCGCTTCAGCTAGTGTGTTTGTGAAGTTCATTTACTCAAAGTATTTCTGTGCTACGAAACGAAAAGTTCTCCAAAAACGccgaaaacaaattaattttcggtCCAATTTAATCGTTTACTCGGAGATTTATAAGGTAAAAATGTGACTGCATGGAGAACAAACAGATATAATCATCTGCCAAATGcgaacaataaatatatattctcaTTAAAAAGCTGAGTATGACAAATGTCGCACACCCACTAACTCACAAACAAACTGGGTTTTAATGCAGTAAGCTCATTTGTGAACTCTAACATATTTAGATCTTCTGATAAATTAGAGTATGGAATGAAACAAATATATGAAAGCGAATAAAAGCTTGAATCTTGGGCAGAAAATATGGCTTGGTTTCTCAAGCGTATCTTTGTTTATGAGCAGGCCTTAATACATTTATTGGATTTTACTTacaattttgtaattgttatttttgcttCGTTGATAGTTGTTTGTTTCATAAGAATAGaggctaaataaatattatttaatttatagtaaattataaatttgttttatttttaatataattttacaattacTTAACTTATGGTCTGCAACctttgaatttcattttttcattcaagaattatttttaaccatttataGTTAAAACcgttaaatacatttttttctaatttggTAGAGctaaaaaaaggttttgtatattgaattttttttttaaaggatctgttaattttttttaaacattatgaacTTTGAAGACTAATTTGTAATCTTAGGgacataaaattttttttacaataacAATTGTTTGAATATTCCTTTCATAAAATGTTGGCCCATATttcgaaaatgttttctataCCAAATCGTTTAGAATCCCATTATTCGCTAAGAagcttatttttgtttgattactGATGCAGTAATAATGCTGGTTAATCCGTAAATGATATGTTTACATAGCAATCTTCTAAACCTCTTGAATCGAAATAGCTTAACGGATATAGAAACGAATAGAAGCGAGTCACGGAACGCCGAAACTAATAGTATGAGACAGCCAGAAGTGGATCACTCTCAATCTCTTGTGTTACGCACTTGATTTACGTCATCTGCCCAAAACTGAGCAAATTCCAAAGATGCGGGCTCTTTAAATCTCAAAGGCGAGATCGTGAGAAGAAGCCCCCAAGCCAAATGGGATTGACATGGCAGAGGAGATGGAGATCCTGGTTAAAAATACCCATATGACCACCCATTCCTGGGACAGTCATCAATTCCCAAACAATCATGGGCTTGTCGGCGCCATGGAGTCAAAGTTGGAGGAGACTCGCTATAATTAAATATGCGACCGGGGCAACTCGTTCTCATGATATCTGTTGAAGATTTATAGTTCACTTTGGTTCGGCCcggttcaaaaaaaaaaacgtgctGTCAATTAATTTGCACCAAACTCAGCCGAAGATCATAAAAAGTAATGATCGAGGCATTTGAATTACAGCAACTAATACATATATTTCGGTTAAGCCACCTCATTTGATGGGTCTATCCATTCtcttttttactttgttttcaATGCAAAGTCTGTTATCTCTAATTTTCCTTCCCTATTCTCGTTGACTTGGCTTCTTGTTTGGGGGCTCTCATTGGCATCTTAATCATCATTTGTCTGGCATTTCAGTGTTTTGATGGATCATTGAAAACAATGAgaagtaaaacattttctatacCACCGAATGCTTCCTCGttgtccatttgtttttttttttttcgttcagTGATGCTGGTCTTGATATTGACCCTGAAAGTGTCGAATTGTAAATGGTTTTTGTAACGAGACTGGGGGCATTACAATTCGGAGGATAAGTACATCTTCCGAAGAGGTcattccattttccattttccccacAACATTTGCATATTGAGTGTGTGTGAAGTGAGCAGTTGCTTCTGGCCGAAAATGATGGatcattaaaattcaattagatGTCGCTTAGATAGTCATTATAGAAGTGGGCAGCTTACAGTTTGTTGACTTGCGGGAAGGTTATTGACTGCCAGCAAATGTCaacggtaaaaaaaaaattttaaaaaaatgcaattattatGCTAGTAACTATGCTCTTAATGTTACATCATTATCAGACGAATTTATATAAGTAAAGAGTTATGGGAAACCATTTGGTCGTCGTTTAATTGTGCACATTTTATTTGGCAGCCACTATTTTCACTCACTTTTGAATGCCTTTGAGCTGCACTAACCAAATCAAATTGCcactgaatatttttattgaacagCTTGAGTGGAGTGTTTTCTTTACGCTTTGCTTCCTTACACAACACACAACCATCAATGCGAACAATTAGAGGCAATCATTCAGGGTGAAGACAAGTGAAGTGaagttcgttgcctaagtctttcgttttaatttgcatgaaatatgaaatttatcTGTTTCTACGCTGTCAGCACATATCATTCGGCAAACATAATGGCCCCAAATGACCTCAGCGAACTTCGAGTCGATAGCAAACCCAATTGAGAACTGATTGCTCAAGTGTTTAACTGGAAGCGCTGCGCATACTTGATTTCGATTTGCTTTGGCTAATTCGGAATTAGCCACATTCTAATAAGGCCCGCGTATGATTAATAATCGTTGCTCATCCATTAAACAATGCCGGGTGATTAATGGTTGGTAAGGCAAGGAATTATAAACACTTCATATATTGATCCGATATCGATCTTAAAGAGGCTTAAGATCTAGATGAAGCGGAAATTTCATGGCCATTCGCTGCCTCCTTTTAATGTGAATGCAAAAGATAAGCCCAATCGAATTAAATTGCCATTTGATGGACACACTTCGCCGTAAATGGCTCGATCTGTCGACTGACCCCACGCAAAATTATGTACGTACAGTGTTGCAAAAAAGTCACCGTCCAAGCAGCTGTAAAAGGCATTTGTTTTGGGTCACATAAATCAGCTAGCGATTCGGTAACGCCTCGGTATGTTATATGCTAATCCAAACCAAATCTTACGAGTTTCCGTTGTCCGCCACATTTGTATGCaaatgggccaaaacacacaTTTTAATCAATGAGTTTCGGTCCGTTTCATGGTTTATCAATCAGCCTAATGAATAATATGTCGCAAAGCGCCGCTCACAAAAATGTCACAATTAATacatttctgtttgtttttttttttttttttgtcaacagCATGTGGCCACCCAGATCCTGTCTGTGGTTGGCTCTCGTCCTCTGCCTCCTcctggtgggcgtggcccagGGCCAGAGCAGCAGTCGGGAGCACTTCGAGGATGCGGACAAGTCCAGCGAGTACACGGACCAGCAGTACGACCTCCGGCACACGATTCCCGGCGAACCGGGCCTGGATTATCCCATATTAAGTGCCCCGCCCAAGACGAGTTTTGTGTGCAAAGGAAGACATGAAGGTGGGTATTCTAAACTAACATAATTAGGTAAACTAAATAAGAAACCGTAGTGTGTTACAGGACTTTTTACtcagattaaatatttttcgttttgACTTTTAGTTGCATTGGTTTAGTcatattcaatatttaatttaatacctACGGAATAGATTTaaacctttaaaatatattcatcatttataaatatattaatcattttaaacTGAAATCTGAAGCACATGaaactaaaacttaaacttaaaattccaatatttcCCCATTAATAcgaatgttttaatattaaatcatgaaattaaatatgcattctttttaacataaaaattttgtatttgttttaaatatatatacacttaTTACTGAATTTCCTGCATTTAGTAAATATCCTAAATAGATTGATTAAATAGTTTATCTTTCATTTcattataatattgttttctaTACCACTTAAATTTCCTCAAAGGTTACTACGCCGATGTGGAGAGTCGCTGTCAGGCCTTCCGTATTTGTGCCCACACTGCGCGAACCCCTCAAGGATTTGGCTTCCTCTGCCCCAATGGAACCCTCTTCAGCCAGAAGAACTTTGTGTGCGACTGGTACCGCAATGTGAACTGCGATGACTCGGAGAGATATTACGAAATGAACGAGGAGAAGTCGGTGGGCAATACCCATGAGATGATGGAGCGAGTGCGTCACATGATGGAGTACCCCATGAAGACCATTTCGAAGGCTCTGCAGCAAACGCAATCGCAGTCGCAGAATCCGCATCACAGTCTCAGCAAGGATTTGAGTGGAGCTAGTGGTGTATTGAGTCAGCCGGCGGTAGTTAAGCCCAATGATCCACAAGAAACCCAAGTGGTTGGACGTGGAGAAGCCGTCAAAAGTGAGCCACTGAATGCTGTACAAGCGGGCATCACCACCACTGATGAAAATGAGGATGAAAGTATTTATGTGAACAGTTTGGGAGAACTTTCCTCCGATCCTGGCATTCAATTTGATCACACCAATGCCCACATTGTTGCCGAGTATCCCCGTGAATATCACTACCAAAAGCAGAAGAACTTTGCCGAGCGTGTAAATGCGGGTTTGGATGTCCTGACCGATACAGAAACACCCTCCGGAGAGGTAATGGCTCCCGACTACATCAAGCACATTAGGAACACCAAGGACGAGGCCGTGCAACTTGATCTTGTATCGAATATCAACAATCTGCTGGATGAGGTATCCACCGATGTGGATCCCTCCGTTTCCGGCTACCAATCCATGGCTCCGCCGAAAGTGAAGCAGCCCTTCCGGTTCCTCAGCCGCGGATTCTCGATGCAGGGCGAGAATGGCAAGGGCAGCTCATCATCCACGGGCTATGGATACATTAAACCCAAACAAACACCCAGCACTGTCAGATTTACGGTGAGTTTTTAGCTACTCGATTTAAACTAACTCTCGGAACTATCTTTCCATTGTACTACTCTGTGCAACATGTCTAGGGCTTGGGAGTGTAACCGCATCTAATGTCTAAGATAATGAGAATACTCAGTAAGATTCGTTTAAAGTACAAAATTGAGGACcgatttaatttgaatttttatttgaaatttggGATCAAAAAAGTCAATGGTATTTTTATGGTAAGATACAGCCGTTTTTGACCTGCTTTTACtcaaaatctttaagtttCTTTAGTTTGGCCTTCAAAACGATAATTGACTGAGTAATTTTAGAATTTGAAATCTAATTTGCAGTTACATTTTCCGTGTTGCTCTGTGTTATTTTCAACTCTATCTTAACTCTCTGTATCTCTATCTTCTACATTTCAATTTTCCTATCTATATATCGCTACTCTTTCAACTCTATCGCTTACATACGCAACTCAAAACCACAAACcgcacacaaaaacacacaataACAGCCCAATGAGATACCCACCGAAGATCACAAGTCCATTGAGCACAAACACAAGTTTTTCCAAAACCGCGAGCAGCAGCACTTCTACAACAACCACCGAATCAGTGGAAGAACTGCTGATAGCACCCACTTTGCCACCCGCTGAGGATGAAGAAGTGAGCACCACATCAGTGGCACCCGAATCGATCACCTCCACTTCAGCGGCAGAACCACTTAGTTTTTTGGCACCACCACCGCCAGCGGAATTGTTGTCCACCGGGGATGTACCGCCTATCGAGTCCATTGGCCAGGCAGCTGCTCTTACGGCCAGCTTGCCCACCAGTGAGGATATAAACCACGTGGAGCACAGTACCgaaaacgctgagaagaaCGATGTGCATCATGAGGCAGCCAAATTGTTGCTGGCAGGTGTGCAACTAACTTCCCACAACGAAGATAAGTCCTTGGAAAGGAACGATATAATCGTAACTAGTACCACAACCAGTAGCCCCATTACGCCAGTTATGCAGACCTCCACCGAGGTGGTAACTGAGATTAGTAGCACGCAGGAACGCATAAGAGGCTATCGCAAGAATCGTCCAGGAGCCATGTTAAAGCGGGCCCACATTCGCCCTTTGCCCATTGTGCGCACCACAACAGCGTCGACCACTCAAAAGACCACTTCCACGACAAGAAGTTATCTGGAACGTTTGGCAGCGAGTAGATTGCGTCTTTCTAGACTTTCCCAGGCCACCAGGAGCaccacaaaaacaacaacaacaactgttGCGCCAAGCAGCACAACAACACCgccaacgacaacgacaactaCGACCATTTCGCCATTCCAACAAATACGTGGAGCCGCTGAACCGGGACCAAATAAGAAGCTAACCGTGCGGGACATTGAGCGCGAGACCAAGATTGCTCCCAGCAAGGCCAGCTGGGAAACGGTTCACAGCAACCTGCAACGCTTCCAGGTGCAACGCGGCAATCGCGTGTACACACCAGCAACACGAGCTTCTGTTAGTTCAGGAATTaccagcagcggcagcggcagtaGCAGCATCACCACTCCTAGAACCTATGTGGTGGCCACATCCGCCCGATCCACAGTCTCCTTAAGTCGCGGCAAGAGTCGCTACTCGAACTTTAAGACCCAGGCACCTGTGCAGAGAACTAGGGCACCCACTACGCCAAGGAGCACCACAGTGCGACCCACCTCCTCGCTTTCCTCGCTCAATCAACATATATCCGCCTTGGCCTCCAACTACAATGGTGGCTATAGCTACGCACAGGCACCACAGATCAGCAAGCCCAACCAGCCATCACACGTTTATGCCACACAAGCAGCCAGCGAGCCTGCTACGTACGCCTCTCCATCGCAATCGCAATTGCAATCCCAATCACAAACCACATCCAGCCTTTCACCCGCCTCCGCTTTCCTTTCCTTCGATAAGTTAACCCGTGCCATTGTTGACGAATCCGTTTTGCAGAATTTCAAGAGTGCCCAGTCGCAGGGTTcccatcaacagcagcagcagcagcaacgccagcagcaacatcaggcAGTCAAGCAGCAACATCACTCGGTCAGCAGCAGCTACGTTAAGGCAGCAGCGGCGCCAGGTGAGCTACTTTGTTATAGCATTATATTATTTCAACTAAGAAAgtttgaacaaaaaaagtgtaaaaaggtttaaatttcattcaaattGCCATtgggaaatttttaaaaatattttttcaggttcatgtttgtttttttcgttaacctaatgattattattatccaatactattatatttttgacatGAAACTCCTGATTTATTAAtctaatgaaaaaaatataaagtggCATTATTCGTGGGGATATcaagtaaacaattttaaacaaaaccgTTACGTTTTTCTCGTCATTACTTGTTTTAAGAAATAGTATTGAACCTTTTTTAATTCGACTTGGTATtggaaattgtttaaattaccattagaagttattttttgtttatccaatgaaatgttttttatatggcATTATTGAAACAATACTATTACTTTTTAATACTACTtccaataaaatagtttttcaatgaaattcatttgcaatttttttttcgtttgtgttacttatgttttttttttgtttcaaaagtTATTAGTAAGTTGCAACGCTGATATAAAGGACAGTAATAGATTGTTAATTCCCCGTTTCAGCTATTTCCAGTCTGACTGTACCGCCACGCCCCCAACAGGCCGCTCAAGTATCTGAACTCCCTCCGCCGCCCGGAATCGTGATTGCTCGTGCAGAAGGTCAGCGTATTGCTCCCAACTCCGCCAGCAACATTATCTCGAGCTTGGCCACCCAGGCACCAGTTACTAATGGCCAGTCCAACTCCTATGTTTCTCTCAACGATTTTCTAAACAACAAGTTCGGCCAAAGTCCTgcaagcagcaacaacattgctcctgctgccacattgcaacagcaacagcagcagcactatCAGCAGCAACGCGTGCAAAAGCAGCctgtgcagcagcaacatgttcaacaacagcaacggcaagttgtgcaacagcagcaacgccAGCCTatacaacagcaacatcagccagtgcagcagcaacaacagcctgtgcaacagcaacatcagcagcaactgAGCTTCATCTCGCAGCAATATCAGCAACCACAGCAACAGAATGTCTACCAGCAATATCAACAgccccagcagcaacatcagcgcttccagcagcaacaacacttTCAGCAACGCCCCACAATCCACACCAACCAGCAACCCTATCTAACGCCCAACATTTTCGTGCcctaccagcagcagcagctgcaattGCCGCAGTTTCCGCCTCTGGCTCCGCCCGTGGCCGTTTCTCCGGGTAATATTGCTCAGGGACCGGTGATTGCCGGCCGCCATGTGGACCACCTGAACGTGCAACTGCCCACGCTGGGCAATGGTTTGATACCCGGACTGCAGTTGGCCCAGAAGCGCAGCGATGTGTCGGCCAGTCAGCTGCAACTTACGGATGCTCCGGGCAAGGGAAGCCTTTCCGGATCCGGGAAAAGCCGGGAGCGGGCCTTTTACGCCGGACGGACATCCTACGAGGTTCCACAGAGCAGCGTGGGACGATTGCCCAACGATGTCACGCAGCAAATGCGCCGCAGGCTGCGTCGCTTTTAAACGAGATTTCCGAGAGAATAACGAGCTAGGACTAGAAAACCCTTAACTTATAGTTAAATTAGTAAACTATTTATGCCTAAGCTAAGTTGAGAACTGTTCAAGAACCATACTTTATtcgtatgtatgtgtgtgtgtatatttttgcatatttattgataaataaaacgaaaaatttacaaaaaaccCTTACTtttcctccttctcctccgcCTTTTGATGTTGTgagattaaatttttattgtttatacgtttaagagtttttaaaattatcagCAATACGTACAGACCTTACCGGATACGAATACAATACAAGGTTTCATTTAGCTGGC contains:
- the LOC128253860 gene encoding LOW QUALITY PROTEIN: uncharacterized protein LOC128253860 (The sequence of the model RefSeq protein was modified relative to this genomic sequence to represent the inferred CDS: inserted 2 bases in 1 codon), which produces MWPPRSCLWLALVLCLLLVGVAQGQSSSREHFEDADKSSEYTDQQYDLRHTIPGEPGLDYPILSAPPKTSFVCKGRHEGYYADVESRCQAFRICAHTARTPQGFGFLCPNGTLFSQKNFVCDWYRNVNCDDSERYYEMNEEKSVGNTHEMMERVRHMMEYPMKTISKALQQTQSQSQNPHHSLSKDLSGASGVLSQPAVVKPNDPQETQVVGRGEAVKSEPLNAVQAGITTTDENEDESIYVNSLGELSSDPGIQFDHTNAHIVAEYPREYHYQKQKNFAERVNAGLDVLTDTETPSGEVMAPDYIKHIRNTKDEAVQLDLVSNINNLLDEVSTDVDPSVSGYQSMAPPKVKQPFRFLSRGFSMQGENGKGSSSSTGYGYIKPKQTPSTVRFTPNEIPTEDHKSIEHKHKFXSKTASSSTSTTTTESVEELLIAPTLPPAEDEEVSTTSVAPESITSTSAAEPLSFLAPPPPAELLSTGDVPPIESIGQAAALTASLPTSEDINHVEHSTENAEKNDVHHEAAKLLLAGVQLTSHNEDKSLERNDIIVTSTTTSSPITPVMQTSTEVVTEISSTQERIRGYRKNRPGAMLKRAHIRPLPIVRTTTASTTQKTTSTTRSYLERLAASRLRLSRLSQATRSTTKTTTTTVAPSSTTTPPTTTTTTTISPFQQIRGAAEPGPNKKLTVRDIERETKIAPSKASWETVHSNLQRFQVQRGNRVYTPATRASVSSGITSSGSGSSSITTPRTYVVATSARSTVSLSRGKSRYSNFKTQAPVQRTRAPTTPRSTTVRPTSSLSSLNQHISALASNYNGGYSYAQAPQISKPNQPSHVYATQAASEPATYASPSQSQLQSQSQTTSSLSPASAFLSFDKLTRAIVDESVLQNFKSAQSQGSHQQQQQQQRQQQHQAVKQQHHSVSSSYVKAAAAPAISSLTVPPRPQQAAQVSELPPPPGIVIARAEGQRIAPNSASNIISSLATQAPVTNGQSNSYVSLNDFLNNKFGQSPASSNNIAPAATLQQQQQQHYQQQRVQKQPVQQQHVQQQQRQVVQQQQRQPIQQQHQPVQQQQQPVQQQHQQQLSFISQQYQQPQQQNVYQQYQQPQQQHQRFQQQQHFQQRPTIHTNQQPYLTPNIFVPYQQQQLQLPQFPPLAPPVAVSPGNIAQGPVIAGRHVDHLNVQLPTLGNGLIPGLQLAQKRSDVSASQLQLTDAPGKGSLSGSGKSRERAFYAGRTSYEVPQSSVGRLPNDVTQQMRRRLRRF
- the LOC128254010 gene encoding uncharacterized protein LOC128254010; protein product: MVMTSHDDDDDDDDDDYNDVAAGKPSSNCGNIGKWVSNFQCHMIMCIPIKSAPMMQLQPIVEMLSATAVNIILAALIAAIILPSAIIASPLEDDSVDRPNTDYAALFKAFLDMGNALFGTWTPEGAVEEFIRIREGQGVGF